The Saprospiraceae bacterium genome includes a window with the following:
- a CDS encoding glycosidase → MKKVAFFLLFINFCLVSFAQSNKIVIENTENGSKFLVDGKEFIVNGMNWDYFPIGTNFTYSLWNQSDLTIQAALDSEMSLLKNMGVNTIRVYTGMPKKWIQYVYEKFGIYTMLNHSFGRYGLTIGGSWVANTNYADKKTIDLLIKEVKQLAAEYKDTPGLLLYLLGNENNYGLFWEGAETEDIPMADRKSTQKAIPLYKLFNEGAKAIKSIDPTHPVALCNGDLLFLDIIAKECKDVDIFGTNVYRGVSFGDLFDRVKKEYGKPVLFTEFGADAFNVISNEEDQQSQAYYMLGNWQEIYENAAGLGKAGNSLGGFTFQFSDGWWKYGQTSNLDVHDTNASWSNGGYQSDYTAGENNMNEEWFGVCAKGPTNERGLYQLYPRAAYYALKDAHNLNPYEKGTSLTTIKNHFDGILLAETVLRARGDNAALIGEKNSKISLSRLSAELSTFSTGGSLISTPNDPDPNNPIFPNQLGFDHMQSFYVGIEANPAPNFRANVEFNILGNVAQNPIDQIFYENRGRPIEVVTDNGNTRLESINRFQVYRASYQWDHNMFNLNGFYRTGHYHWGYEGDFFGLYPEANYGPQIDIYNGIAPFGFEVEGKKQLKGFKLAFGPQLWWGANPAILLKYSKSVAKFNLTGIFHEDLEQLGLTESSFAIPQPKTRRFTLHANRKFGRFGVDLGGIWGGQPLQGREFQLVRGEEGNYNVYQDQIKSDDSWGGKIKFTYIGGKFNWYAQSAAMGLVANGGADFTKTFTGWRLKDSGSGNQYNFLSGFTYNFGNLQIAPNFLWQKPIEGPLSASVPIPGRPRNILEDPFVVRANRETVAGEILFTYDPTPGTWMYEWDNDRSEDSKFAVSAGVVFRHLPTTMDAAIGIFPDGRTTFAFPGAAPARDLYEVHARIVSKVSRDFGVIANIYAGDAQANGSDARTISRYGMDLRMIYKKVKFISFLKFNDWGPYDYHRDFNLTFPMQVMADISTSTGKQDWFDLPSNKIGIRGTYRSLNKFSPRYSPIQKVDEGGNLVPDPDAIGFDNGNEWEIRTYIHININK, encoded by the coding sequence ATAAAAAAGGTAGCTTTTTTTCTGTTATTCATCAATTTCTGTTTAGTTTCTTTCGCCCAATCAAACAAAATCGTAATTGAAAATACTGAAAACGGATCAAAGTTTTTAGTTGATGGAAAAGAATTTATTGTCAATGGAATGAACTGGGATTATTTTCCCATCGGAACCAATTTCACTTACAGTTTATGGAATCAGTCTGATCTCACTATTCAGGCAGCATTGGACAGCGAGATGTCCCTATTAAAAAATATGGGGGTTAATACGATTCGTGTTTACACTGGTATGCCAAAAAAATGGATACAGTATGTGTATGAAAAATTTGGTATATACACAATGCTGAACCATTCTTTTGGGCGATATGGCCTTACGATAGGAGGAAGTTGGGTAGCAAATACCAATTATGCAGATAAAAAGACAATTGATCTTCTTATAAAGGAAGTAAAACAACTGGCAGCGGAGTATAAAGATACGCCCGGGTTATTGTTATATTTATTAGGCAATGAAAACAATTATGGTCTGTTTTGGGAAGGTGCAGAGACAGAAGACATCCCGATGGCAGACAGAAAATCAACTCAAAAGGCCATTCCCCTATATAAATTATTTAATGAAGGAGCTAAGGCAATAAAATCAATTGACCCGACTCATCCGGTGGCCCTTTGTAATGGTGATTTACTTTTTCTCGATATTATTGCCAAAGAATGTAAAGATGTTGATATTTTCGGTACCAACGTTTACCGAGGTGTTTCTTTCGGTGATTTGTTTGACAGAGTAAAAAAGGAATATGGAAAACCCGTACTTTTTACTGAATTTGGAGCAGATGCCTTCAATGTTATTTCGAATGAAGAAGACCAACAATCGCAGGCATACTATATGCTTGGCAATTGGCAGGAAATCTATGAAAATGCTGCCGGATTAGGAAAAGCCGGAAATTCATTAGGAGGATTCACGTTTCAGTTTAGTGATGGATGGTGGAAATATGGGCAAACAAGTAATTTGGATGTTCATGACACCAATGCTTCCTGGTCTAACGGAGGATATCAGAGTGACTATACTGCGGGAGAAAATAATATGAATGAAGAGTGGTTTGGCGTTTGTGCTAAAGGTCCGACTAATGAAAGAGGACTATATCAGTTATATCCCAGAGCTGCCTATTACGCTTTGAAAGATGCCCATAATCTGAACCCTTATGAAAAGGGGACATCACTAACTACCATTAAAAATCATTTTGATGGAATACTGTTGGCAGAAACTGTACTGAGAGCGAGAGGAGATAATGCTGCTTTAATTGGCGAAAAAAATAGTAAAATCAGCCTTAGTCGCTTAAGTGCAGAATTATCTACATTCAGTACGGGTGGAAGTTTGATATCTACACCTAATGATCCTGATCCAAACAATCCCATTTTTCCTAATCAGTTGGGTTTTGATCATATGCAATCATTTTATGTAGGTATTGAAGCCAATCCTGCACCCAATTTCAGAGCCAATGTTGAATTTAATATTTTAGGGAATGTAGCTCAAAATCCTATTGACCAGATCTTTTATGAAAACAGAGGACGCCCTATTGAAGTAGTAACTGACAACGGGAATACCCGACTGGAATCTATCAATAGATTTCAGGTGTACAGAGCCAGTTATCAGTGGGATCATAATATGTTTAACCTGAATGGATTTTATCGTACCGGACATTACCATTGGGGTTATGAAGGTGACTTTTTTGGATTGTATCCTGAAGCCAATTATGGACCGCAAATAGACATTTATAATGGTATCGCACCTTTTGGATTTGAAGTGGAAGGCAAAAAACAATTGAAAGGATTTAAACTTGCCTTTGGTCCTCAATTATGGTGGGGAGCTAACCCTGCTATTTTGTTAAAGTACAGTAAGTCTGTCGCTAAATTTAATCTGACAGGTATCTTTCATGAAGATCTTGAACAATTGGGTTTAACAGAGAGTTCTTTTGCTATACCTCAACCAAAAACCAGAAGGTTCACTCTTCATGCCAATAGAAAATTCGGAAGATTTGGAGTTGACCTGGGTGGTATCTGGGGTGGTCAACCACTTCAAGGTAGAGAATTTCAATTAGTCAGAGGAGAAGAAGGAAACTATAATGTCTATCAGGATCAGATAAAGTCAGATGACAGCTGGGGTGGAAAAATTAAATTTACTTACATAGGTGGTAAGTTCAATTGGTATGCACAATCTGCTGCAATGGGACTTGTTGCAAATGGAGGTGCAGACTTTACAAAAACTTTCACAGGATGGAGATTGAAGGATAGTGGTAGTGGAAATCAATATAACTTTCTTTCAGGATTTACTTACAATTTTGGTAACCTTCAGATTGCGCCCAACTTTTTGTGGCAAAAACCGATAGAGGGACCATTGTCTGCCAGTGTGCCGATTCCTGGCAGACCCAGAAATATCCTGGAAGACCCGTTTGTTGTAAGAGCCAATAGAGAAACTGTGGCCGGAGAAATCCTTTTTACTTATGACCCGACACCGGGTACATGGATGTATGAATGGGATAACGACAGATCGGAAGATTCTAAGTTTGCAGTCAGTGCGGGAGTAGTTTTTAGACATTTGCCTACAACAATGGACGCTGCTATAGGTATATTTCCGGATGGTCGTACCACATTTGCATTTCCGGGAGCTGCTCCTGCAAGAGACTTATATGAAGTTCATGCCCGAATTGTCTCAAAAGTCAGTAGAGATTTTGGTGTCATTGCCAACATTTATGCAGGCGATGCGCAGGCAAACGGAAGTGATGCCCGTACAATCAGCAGATATGGTATGGATTTGAGAATGATTTATAAAAAAGTAAAATTTATTTCTTTCCTCAAATTTAATGATTGGGGACCATATGATTATCATAGGGATTTTAACCTTACTTTTCCTATGCAGGTTATGGCAGATATATCCACCTCTACCGGCAAGCAGGATTGGTTTGATTTACCATCCAACAAAATTGGTATCCGTGGTACTTACAGGTCTCTCAATAAATTTTCACCTCGATATTCGCCCATTCAAAAAGTGGATGAAGGAGGAAACCTGGTTCCGGATCCGGATGCCATCGGATTTGACAACGGAAACGAGTGGGAAATCAGGACATATATTCATATAAATATAAACAAATAA
- a CDS encoding CusA/CzcA family heavy metal efflux RND transporter: MLENIIRFSLKNKLLVFLFVGLMAGFGLYSVTHIPIGAVPDITNNQVQVITTSRNLATQDVEQFITYPVELEMANLPGVKELRSVSKFGLSVVTIVFDDKLGTYLPRQLIAEKIKTASEKIPEGFGNPEMGPISTGLGEIYQYILDVKPEFKGKYSPMELRTIQDWVVKRQLSGIPGVVEVNTWGGFLKQYEVSIEPQKLNAMNITVQQVFEALSNNNNISGGAYIEKTNQAYFIRGEGLATNLEDLGNIVVTNRSGIPIKISDIAKTGFGHANRFGAITANGEGEKVLGQVMMLKNANSGAVIAKVKERVDAIQASLPEGVYINGFLERSELIAKTTFTISENLILGCLIVIFIVVLLLGNLRSGLIVASVIPLSLLFALSMMYIFGVDANLMSLGAIDFGIIIDGAVIIVEYISFVLIGKTDQAALLPKGQRQAFIDKITAKSAHKMMRSAVFGQLIIIIVFIPILSLTGVEGKMFRPMGLTFSFALIGAMILCFTYVPAVSALILGRNKHNPDNISNKLMNAIIRLYTPTIKWALNHKKAVLVIAFTFLTGAGVLFSTMGGEFVPTLDEGDFVIQPVLKTGTSLSKTIEITTMIEKILLKFPEVAQVVSRIGAAEIPTDPMSMEESDIIIKLNPIKTWTSAKTKDELADKFTESLTAQIPGIEYEFTQPIEMRFNELITGVRADLAIKIFGEDLNILSNQAQKIKKLIEHVPGASDIIVEKVEGLPQMSVVYNRSLIAKYGLNIKDINDVLSTAFAGKISGNIFEGEKRFDIVIRFDQASRTDLNDVKDIFIPLPSGGQIPIDQVAEITYSSGPAKISRDNTQRRIVVGVNVRNRDLESVVKDVQELIVKNIELPTGYSVSYGGQFENLRSARSRLMIAVPIALLLIFVMLYFAFQSAKDALLIFTAIPLSAIGGILLLWARDLPFSISAGVGFIALFGIAVLNGIVLIEHFKELKEHAFQNINELIITGTKQRLRPVLLTASAAALGFLPMAISTNAGAEVQRPLATVVIGGLITATLLTLIVLPVLYAIFDQKRNKMVKSIKSIPILAVLIAAPFSGFTQKKILNVDEAVEIALNNNSGIKANQLTTRQANEKILTAFNPDKTVLYFNYDENNLPLLESSGPLRVFGIQQQISLPAKYNKRKKLFQAESEIAAGSEAVYKLALEKEVRKSYLSIQYLQAIQANLAFVDSIFSDFAVIALKKHLAGESSIIEKMTAEAKSRQIKTEMAQLEFTLHNHYKSLLAIMQVTNQEFTIPMNNMMDTLQLSRLPQQSDFVTQLFSARQKVADMNYEVEKSNLFPDIQLQIFRGSSFGTGSLWGFQAGLAVPLFAKSGKAAIQVAKTETEIISQINDFKMLQLKTKLENLMTDIERKRIPITYYQTNNKEFADQLVKISFSAYTNGDTDYLHYLQALEVANQIKRQYIEDVYQYNLSIIEINFVTPEY, encoded by the coding sequence ATGTTGGAAAATATCATCAGGTTTAGTCTTAAAAATAAGCTATTGGTTTTTCTTTTTGTCGGACTTATGGCAGGATTTGGATTGTATTCAGTCACTCATATCCCGATCGGTGCAGTTCCGGATATTACAAACAATCAGGTTCAGGTTATAACTACGTCCAGAAATTTGGCCACACAGGACGTTGAACAGTTTATAACCTATCCAGTAGAACTTGAAATGGCAAATTTACCGGGCGTTAAAGAATTGAGATCGGTTTCAAAATTTGGGTTGTCTGTTGTTACCATAGTTTTTGACGATAAATTAGGTACCTATCTTCCACGACAGCTTATTGCCGAAAAAATTAAAACCGCGTCAGAAAAAATTCCGGAAGGATTCGGAAATCCTGAAATGGGGCCTATTTCTACAGGACTTGGAGAAATTTATCAATATATTTTAGATGTAAAACCTGAATTTAAAGGAAAATACAGCCCAATGGAGTTACGAACCATTCAGGACTGGGTGGTTAAAAGACAGTTATCCGGAATTCCCGGCGTAGTAGAAGTTAATACCTGGGGCGGCTTTCTCAAACAATACGAGGTGAGTATTGAGCCACAAAAGTTGAATGCGATGAATATCACCGTTCAGCAGGTATTTGAAGCATTAAGCAATAACAATAATATTTCAGGTGGCGCATATATCGAAAAAACAAATCAGGCATATTTTATTCGTGGTGAAGGTCTGGCGACAAATCTTGAAGATTTAGGTAATATTGTAGTAACAAACAGATCCGGTATTCCAATAAAAATTTCGGACATTGCAAAAACAGGCTTCGGTCATGCGAATCGTTTTGGTGCTATTACGGCAAATGGCGAAGGTGAAAAAGTACTAGGACAAGTAATGATGCTCAAAAATGCAAACTCAGGTGCTGTCATTGCTAAAGTTAAAGAAAGAGTGGATGCCATTCAGGCTTCCCTTCCGGAAGGTGTTTATATTAATGGTTTTCTGGAAAGGAGCGAATTAATTGCCAAAACAACTTTTACAATATCTGAAAACCTGATATTGGGCTGCCTGATAGTCATTTTTATTGTGGTTCTTTTGCTGGGCAATTTACGTTCGGGTTTGATTGTTGCTTCAGTTATCCCTCTTAGCCTTTTGTTTGCTTTATCTATGATGTATATTTTTGGAGTAGATGCCAATCTTATGAGCTTAGGAGCTATTGATTTTGGAATTATAATAGACGGAGCAGTAATCATCGTGGAGTATATTTCCTTTGTTTTGATAGGCAAAACAGATCAGGCTGCCTTATTACCTAAAGGTCAGAGACAAGCTTTTATTGATAAGATTACGGCAAAGAGTGCGCATAAGATGATGCGATCCGCTGTATTCGGTCAGTTGATTATTATTATCGTTTTTATTCCGATTTTATCTCTTACCGGTGTCGAAGGAAAGATGTTCAGACCGATGGGTCTGACTTTCTCATTCGCATTAATCGGGGCTATGATCTTATGTTTTACTTATGTCCCTGCTGTTTCAGCTTTGATTTTAGGGCGGAACAAACATAATCCGGACAATATTTCCAACAAATTGATGAATGCCATAATCAGATTATACACACCAACCATAAAATGGGCATTAAATCATAAAAAGGCAGTTTTAGTGATTGCTTTCACTTTCCTGACCGGAGCCGGAGTGCTATTTTCAACGATGGGAGGTGAATTTGTGCCAACACTTGACGAAGGAGATTTTGTGATCCAACCGGTTTTGAAAACAGGAACATCATTATCAAAAACAATAGAAATCACCACTATGATCGAAAAAATACTTCTCAAATTCCCTGAAGTAGCGCAGGTAGTTAGCCGGATTGGAGCTGCTGAAATTCCCACAGATCCTATGTCAATGGAAGAAAGCGATATCATCATCAAGCTAAATCCTATTAAAACATGGACTTCTGCCAAAACTAAAGATGAACTGGCAGACAAATTTACGGAGTCTCTGACTGCACAGATTCCGGGAATTGAATATGAGTTTACACAGCCTATCGAGATGCGGTTTAATGAATTAATTACCGGCGTGAGAGCTGATCTAGCTATAAAAATATTTGGCGAAGACCTCAATATATTAAGTAACCAAGCTCAAAAGATAAAGAAACTGATTGAACATGTACCCGGTGCTTCAGATATTATTGTTGAAAAAGTAGAAGGGCTGCCACAAATGAGTGTAGTTTATAATCGTTCTTTAATTGCAAAGTACGGCTTAAATATCAAAGATATAAATGATGTTCTTTCTACTGCTTTTGCGGGCAAAATTTCAGGAAATATTTTTGAAGGTGAAAAAAGATTTGATATCGTCATCAGATTTGATCAAGCATCACGTACTGATCTCAATGATGTCAAAGACATTTTTATTCCACTTCCATCCGGTGGACAGATTCCTATTGATCAGGTAGCAGAAATTACCTATTCATCCGGACCGGCAAAAATTTCAAGAGACAATACACAACGAAGAATTGTTGTTGGTGTAAATGTCAGGAACCGAGATTTGGAATCAGTTGTGAAAGATGTACAGGAATTAATAGTTAAAAATATTGAACTACCTACCGGTTACAGTGTGAGTTATGGTGGTCAGTTTGAAAACCTCCGTTCGGCAAGATCGAGGTTAATGATTGCTGTACCTATAGCATTACTTCTGATATTTGTAATGCTCTATTTTGCCTTTCAGTCCGCCAAAGATGCATTATTAATCTTTACAGCCATACCACTTTCTGCTATCGGTGGAATATTACTTCTGTGGGCCAGAGATTTGCCTTTCAGTATTTCAGCAGGCGTTGGATTTATAGCCTTGTTTGGTATTGCAGTACTAAATGGCATTGTGCTTATAGAACATTTTAAAGAACTTAAAGAACATGCTTTTCAAAACATCAATGAGCTGATCATCACAGGAACGAAACAAAGGCTACGACCTGTCCTGCTCACTGCAAGTGCTGCTGCGCTGGGTTTTTTGCCCATGGCCATTTCAACCAATGCAGGAGCAGAAGTCCAAAGACCACTTGCAACAGTAGTGATTGGAGGTCTTATCACTGCGACATTGTTAACATTGATTGTGTTGCCGGTGTTGTATGCAATTTTTGATCAGAAACGGAATAAAATGGTAAAATCTATTAAATCTATACCGATTTTAGCAGTATTAATAGCCGCTCCATTTTCAGGTTTTACTCAAAAGAAAATTTTGAATGTGGATGAAGCTGTTGAAATTGCATTAAATAACAATTCGGGAATAAAGGCAAATCAATTAACGACAAGACAGGCAAATGAAAAGATTCTCACTGCTTTTAATCCGGACAAAACAGTTTTATATTTTAATTATGATGAAAATAATTTACCATTACTCGAGAGTTCGGGTCCACTCAGGGTTTTTGGTATTCAGCAGCAAATTTCCCTACCTGCTAAGTATAACAAAAGGAAAAAATTATTTCAGGCCGAATCTGAAATCGCTGCCGGGTCAGAAGCAGTTTACAAATTAGCATTAGAAAAAGAAGTTCGAAAGTCATATCTATCAATACAATATTTGCAAGCCATTCAAGCCAATCTTGCTTTCGTTGACAGTATTTTCAGTGATTTTGCAGTGATTGCTCTCAAGAAGCATTTGGCGGGTGAAAGCAGTATTATAGAGAAAATGACCGCGGAAGCTAAATCCAGGCAAATCAAAACTGAAATGGCACAATTGGAATTCACATTACATAACCATTATAAATCCCTTTTGGCAATCATGCAGGTGACCAATCAGGAATTTACCATTCCGATGAATAATATGATGGATACTTTGCAATTAAGCAGGCTACCACAACAATCGGATTTTGTTACGCAACTATTTAGTGCAAGACAAAAAGTTGCTGACATGAACTATGAAGTTGAAAAATCAAATCTTTTTCCCGACATACAACTTCAAATTTTCAGAGGAAGTAGTTTTGGCACGGGTAGTTTATGGGGCTTTCAGGCAGGATTAGCAGTTCCTTTATTCGCGAAATCCGGAAAAGCTGCAATTCAGGTTGCTAAAACTGAAACGGAGATCATCAGTCAAATCAATGACTTTAAAATGCTCCAACTCAAAACAAAATTAGAAAATTTGATGACAGATATAGAAAGAAAAAGAATTCCAATCACTTATTATCAAACTAATAATAAAGAGTTTGCCGATCAATTGGTCAAAATATCTTTCTCTGCTTACACGAACGGAGATACAGACTATCTCCATTATCTGCAGGCTTTGGAAGTGGCTAATCAGATTAAAAGACAGTATATAGAAGATGTGTATCAATATAATCTATCGATCATTGAAATAAATTTCGTCACACCTGAATATTAA
- a CDS encoding efflux RND transporter periplasmic adaptor subunit, producing the protein MITLMTACNSKNPESVELEPEQISDDITVSRAQFNSMEMQLGEISMQSFAKTIKATGSIELENSAKATISSHFGGVVQSMSWKVGEYVKKGTLMFTLTSPEAIDLQKEYLESKAQLTYLEAESERQNLLAKQNAVAHKTAMKATSDYKVMSAMYQSRKEKLQLMNISPNEVEKGNFVSQIRIFAPISGYISKINTIKGMYLSATESAMEIVNTDQLHLLLQVFEKDVMQIKKGQEIIFKVPVTGNKEYRAEVFLIGKMIESEKRLVEVHGHLRGEKTNLLPGMYTDAELITETALLPALPDDALVIINEKPYIFILANMDDENYKFQKMAIFTGEKRNSYVEISNSKDIPPKSKILIKGAFDIY; encoded by the coding sequence TTGATAACATTAATGACAGCCTGTAATTCAAAGAATCCTGAATCAGTTGAACTCGAGCCTGAACAAATATCTGACGACATTACTGTAAGCAGAGCTCAGTTCAATTCAATGGAAATGCAATTAGGTGAGATTTCTATGCAAAGTTTTGCAAAAACAATAAAGGCAACCGGCTCTATTGAATTAGAAAACAGTGCAAAAGCTACCATATCATCACATTTCGGCGGTGTTGTACAATCTATGTCGTGGAAAGTCGGAGAATACGTAAAAAAAGGAACGTTAATGTTTACTTTAACCAGTCCGGAAGCCATAGATCTTCAAAAAGAATATCTGGAATCAAAAGCACAACTTACCTATCTTGAAGCAGAATCCGAGCGACAAAATTTACTCGCAAAACAAAATGCAGTCGCTCATAAAACGGCAATGAAGGCCACTTCCGATTACAAGGTTATGTCTGCCATGTACCAGAGCAGGAAAGAAAAACTTCAATTGATGAATATTTCCCCAAATGAAGTGGAAAAAGGAAATTTTGTTTCACAAATAAGAATATTTGCTCCTATTTCAGGATATATATCAAAGATAAACACCATAAAAGGAATGTATCTGAGCGCAACCGAATCTGCAATGGAAATAGTAAATACTGATCAGTTGCATTTGTTATTACAAGTTTTTGAAAAAGACGTTATGCAAATCAAGAAAGGTCAGGAAATTATTTTTAAAGTACCCGTTACCGGAAACAAAGAGTACAGAGCTGAAGTATTTCTGATAGGCAAAATGATAGAAAGCGAAAAAAGACTCGTTGAAGTACACGGGCATTTAAGAGGAGAAAAAACGAATCTTTTACCCGGCATGTACACGGATGCAGAATTAATAACCGAAACTGCTTTGTTACCTGCCCTTCCTGATGATGCTTTGGTTATCATAAATGAAAAGCCCTACATATTTATACTTGCAAATATGGATGATGAAAATTACAAATTTCAAAAAATGGCTATATTTACTGGCGAAAAAAGAAATAGTTATGTTGAAATTTCAAATTCAAAAGATATTCCACCCAAGAGCAAAATTCTTATCAAAGGCGCATTTGATATTTATTGA
- a CDS encoding response regulator transcription factor, giving the protein MKILVIEDEPGIYKFLNQGLSEEGYNVTIAADGETGLEFLSKEKFDLILLDWMLPGISGLELCKKVRNENMMTPIIFLTAKDNVEDTIKGLKSGANDYIKKPFSFDELLERINVQLRDKSKKQDIIDLQNIRIDLSEHTIYKDGIEVHLTQKEFQLLVYLTQHKGKVCTRKEIIESVWDIHFDYDSGVIDVFINGIRKKLNLDVETGILHTIRGIGYLIKES; this is encoded by the coding sequence ATGAAAATTTTAGTAATTGAAGACGAACCAGGCATTTATAAATTTTTAAACCAGGGACTTTCTGAAGAAGGGTACAATGTTACAATTGCTGCCGACGGAGAAACAGGCCTTGAATTTCTTAGTAAAGAAAAATTTGATCTGATATTATTGGATTGGATGTTGCCGGGTATTTCAGGGTTAGAACTTTGTAAAAAAGTACGTAATGAAAACATGATGACACCAATTATTTTTCTGACTGCAAAAGATAATGTGGAAGACACTATCAAAGGATTAAAGTCAGGCGCTAATGATTATATCAAAAAACCATTCAGTTTTGATGAATTACTCGAAAGAATCAATGTACAGTTGAGAGATAAATCAAAAAAACAAGACATAATCGACCTTCAGAATATCAGAATCGATCTTTCCGAACATACTATTTACAAGGACGGGATTGAAGTACATCTGACACAAAAAGAGTTCCAATTATTAGTCTATCTGACTCAACATAAAGGCAAAGTATGCACCAGAAAGGAAATTATAGAAAGTGTGTGGGATATTCACTTTGATTATGATTCTGGCGTAATTGATGTTTTTATTAACGGAATCAGAAAGAAACTTAATTTAGATGTTGAAACAGGGATTTTACACACTATCCGTGGAATTGGATATTTAATTAAAGAATCCTGA
- a CDS encoding HAMP domain-containing histidine kinase, with product MHLSIKNRIAFMYLITTGALVGILLLSIFFVVKQKVFGDLDDLLNYEAIKHTKEIKVEDNSIIFINKSEMLEREHREADANPVFIQLVDKDGILMDKSPNLKEGFLVFDPDHKGDIDGSRKLNDRRIRQTQVNVTVDGIIVGHIITAVSSENAEQLISTLRTHFYTAFPVMLIVLFFVTRFLAGRSIRPVSEIIRVSNAITTNSLNSRILVPEQKDELSDLANSINSLLERIQRGTEREKQFASDAAHELRTPLAVLKGTLEVLIRKPRTESEYQEKIAECIGEIDRLTAISEQLLELAKMEHDQNRNTRNVNLVDLIQQTINRFQTQIELKNIHLEFKHPEILQVTINTKLMDLIVENLLSNAVKYSEKNGQIDIELIQSNQNIYFKVRDNGIGIPEEKLKKIFDPFFRGHSLKNQEIKGTGLGLSIVNKACEQLNAKITIDSVPENGTEVKISFLQPTDCY from the coding sequence TTGCATTTATCCATAAAAAACAGAATTGCCTTCATGTACCTGATTACAACAGGTGCATTGGTCGGTATATTACTTTTGAGTATCTTTTTTGTTGTCAAACAAAAAGTATTTGGCGATCTTGACGATTTACTGAATTATGAAGCGATTAAACATACAAAGGAAATCAAAGTAGAAGATAACAGCATCATTTTCATAAATAAAAGTGAGATGCTGGAGAGAGAACATAGAGAAGCTGATGCAAATCCTGTTTTTATACAATTGGTTGATAAGGATGGCATTCTTATGGACAAATCTCCAAATTTGAAAGAAGGTTTTCTGGTCTTTGATCCTGATCACAAAGGTGATATAGACGGAAGTCGAAAACTCAATGACCGAAGAATCCGACAAACACAAGTGAATGTAACGGTAGATGGAATTATCGTTGGCCATATTATCACTGCTGTTTCTTCTGAAAATGCAGAACAATTAATCTCTACATTACGAACACATTTCTATACTGCATTTCCGGTTATGCTAATCGTACTTTTTTTTGTAACCAGATTTCTCGCAGGCAGGAGTATTCGTCCTGTCTCAGAAATTATCCGGGTATCGAATGCAATAACCACGAATAGTCTCAATAGCAGAATTCTGGTTCCTGAGCAGAAAGATGAACTTTCAGATTTGGCCAATTCAATTAATAGCCTGCTAGAAAGAATACAGAGAGGGACAGAAAGGGAAAAACAATTTGCTTCTGATGCAGCACATGAACTTCGTACACCACTTGCAGTTTTAAAAGGTACACTTGAGGTCCTTATCAGAAAACCCCGCACGGAATCGGAGTACCAGGAGAAAATAGCTGAATGTATTGGAGAAATTGATCGGTTAACTGCCATTTCAGAGCAATTACTGGAGCTTGCCAAAATGGAGCATGACCAGAATCGAAATACCAGAAATGTAAATCTTGTAGATTTAATTCAGCAAACTATCAACCGGTTCCAAACACAAATAGAGCTTAAAAATATACATTTAGAGTTTAAGCACCCTGAAATCCTTCAAGTGACCATTAATACAAAACTAATGGATTTGATTGTAGAAAATCTCCTTTCTAATGCAGTTAAATACAGTGAAAAAAATGGACAGATCGATATAGAGTTAATACAAAGTAATCAAAATATATACTTTAAGGTACGAGACAATGGAATTGGTATTCCGGAGGAAAAGCTAAAAAAAATATTCGATCCGTTTTTCAGAGGCCATTCTTTAAAAAATCAGGAAATAAAGGGGACAGGATTGGGGCTATCCATCGTGAATAAAGCCTGCGAGCAGTTAAATGCGAAAATAACCATAGACAGTGTGCCCGAAAACGGTACAGAAGTAAAAATCAGTTTTTTGCAACCAACCGATTGTTATTAA